In Siniperca chuatsi isolate FFG_IHB_CAS linkage group LG20, ASM2008510v1, whole genome shotgun sequence, the following proteins share a genomic window:
- the LOC122867889 gene encoding glucagon-like peptide 2 receptor isoform X2 produces MQTHSTMPTQLPTWHKRTRTTAGNTFLLSLFFVIFNHQVTGSVLESLIAKRTEYWENCNRTLTTSTLSETGIYCKGTFDMFVCWPHSSPGNVSAPCPSYLPWISVDSSRKAHRECLENGRWRQRENSSDPWREDSECKEDHYFKDKEDEMLRQTALRLISVIGYSLSLSSLTLATLLMGMLRKLHCTRNYIHMNLFVSFILRAMAVISKEIVLYIMYSNLPKDDHGWNSYSNSAIVLMCKFSKVFMEYFVACNYFWLLVEAIFLHTLLFTAVLTKRRLLKKYILLGWGTPVLFVTPWAVVKILYENTECWSIVNRWFWWIIRGPITLSVLVIFFIFIKILMLLLSKLKADQVKFTDYRYSLARATLVLIPLLGIHEVVFTVLIDECVEGSTRYAKNFINLTLSSFQVQAELKKRWQLYLFTNHFQFRSCFRDVPLKHLWKCTRGHRPKCSRQSDSYDEGGTSTTHPHLLQVAVHGGAGGLGLGEVKGQGLKGCDTTGLDFLTRKSLSSSDGEITLGETMEEILEESEF; encoded by the exons atgcaaacacacagcaccaTGCCAACCCAGCTTCCAACCTGGCACAAGAGGACCCGGACCACAGCAGGAAACACATTCCTGCTCTCACTCTTCTTTGTTATCTTCAACCACCAG GTAACAGGCTCAGTCCTTGAAAGTCTGATAGCTAAACGAACTGAATACTGGGAAAACTGCAACAGAACTCTGACAACAAGCACACTCTCAGAAACTG GGATCTATTGTAAAGGAACGtttgacatgtttgtgtgttggccCCATTCATCTCCTGGGAATGTGTCGGCCCCCTGTCCTTCTTACTTACCATGGATCAGCGTGG ACAGCTCCAGGAAGGCACACCGAGAATGCTTAGAAAATGGGAGATGGCGACAGAGGGAGAATTCCTCCGATCCCTGGAGGGAAGACTCAGAATGTAAGGAGGACCATTACTTCAAAGACAAG gaggACGAAATGCTTCGCCAGACAGCCCTCAGACTCATCTCTGTCATTGGCTATTCCCTGTCCCTGTCCTCTCTCACACTGGCCACTCTCCTGATGGGCATGTTGAG GAAGCTCCACTGTACCAGGAACTACATCCACATGAATCTCTTTGTGTCATTCATCCTGAGAGCCATGGCTGTCATTTCTAAGGAAATCGTATTATACATCATGTATTCCAACCTACCCAAGGACGACCATGGATGGAACTCCTACTCAAACTCTGCg ATAGTGTTGATGTGCAAATTCTCCAAAGTGTTCATGGAATACTTTGTGGCCTGTAACTACTTCTGGCTCTTGGTGGAGGCCATTTTCCTCCACACGTTGCTCTTCACAGCTGTGCTGACCAAGAGACGTCTGCTGAAGAAATACATCCTGCTAGGATGGg gAACACCCGTCTTGTTTGTTACACCATGGGCAGTGGTCAAGATTTTATATGAAAACACAGA ATGCTGGTCAATTGTGAACAGATGGTTCTGGTGGATAATAAGGGGCCCGATTACTTTATCAGTGCTG gtcattttcttcatcttcatcaaaattctgatgctgctgctgtccaaGCTGAAAGCAGATCAGGTGAAATTTACTGACTACAGATACAG CTTGGCCAGAGCAACACTGGTACTGATTCCTCTGCTGGGAATCCATGAAGTGGTCTTCACTGTGCTGATAGATGAATGTGTGGAGGGCAGCACTCGTTACGCCAAGAACTTCATCAACCTCACCCTCAGCTCGTTTCAG GTCCAAGCTGAACTGAAGAAGCGCTGGCAGCTTTACCTGTTCACCAACCACTTCCAGTTCAGGAGCTGTTTTCGGGATGTGCCCCTCAAGCACCTGTGGAAGTGCACTCGAGGGCACCGCCCAAAGTGCTCCCGGCAGAGTGACTCCTACGACGAGGGTGGCACCTCCACAACGCATCCGCACCTGCTTCAGGTGGCTGTACATGGAGGAGCTGGGGGGCTTGGACTAGGAGAGGTTAAAGGTCAGGGGTTGAAGGGCTGTGACACAACAGGGCTTGACTTTCTCACCAGGAAGAGCCTGTCCAGTAGTGATGGAGAGATAACGCTCGGGGAGACCATGGAGGAAATTCTGGAGGAGAGCGAGTTCTGA
- the LOC122867889 gene encoding glucagon-like peptide 2 receptor isoform X1: MQTHSTMPTQLPTWHKRTRTTAGNTFLLSLFFVIFNHQVTGSVLESLIAKRTEYWENCNRTLTTSTLSETGIYCKGTFDMFVCWPHSSPGNVSAPCPSYLPWISVDSSRKAHRECLENGRWRQRENSSDPWREDSECKEDHYFKDKEDEMLRQTALRLISVIGYSLSLSSLTLATLLMGMLRKLHCTRNYIHMNLFVSFILRAMAVISKEIVLYIMYSNLPKDDHGWNSYSNSAIVLMCKFSKVFMEYFVACNYFWLLVEAIFLHTLLFTAVLTKRRLLKKYILLGWGTPVLFVTPWAVVKILYENTECWSIVNRWFWWIIRGPITLSVLVIFFIFIKILMLLLSKLKADQVKFTDYRYSLARATLVLIPLLGIHEVVFTVLIDECVEGSTRYAKNFINLTLSSFQGFLVAVLYCFANGEVQAELKKRWQLYLFTNHFQFRSCFRDVPLKHLWKCTRGHRPKCSRQSDSYDEGGTSTTHPHLLQVAVHGGAGGLGLGEVKGQGLKGCDTTGLDFLTRKSLSSSDGEITLGETMEEILEESEF; the protein is encoded by the exons atgcaaacacacagcaccaTGCCAACCCAGCTTCCAACCTGGCACAAGAGGACCCGGACCACAGCAGGAAACACATTCCTGCTCTCACTCTTCTTTGTTATCTTCAACCACCAG GTAACAGGCTCAGTCCTTGAAAGTCTGATAGCTAAACGAACTGAATACTGGGAAAACTGCAACAGAACTCTGACAACAAGCACACTCTCAGAAACTG GGATCTATTGTAAAGGAACGtttgacatgtttgtgtgttggccCCATTCATCTCCTGGGAATGTGTCGGCCCCCTGTCCTTCTTACTTACCATGGATCAGCGTGG ACAGCTCCAGGAAGGCACACCGAGAATGCTTAGAAAATGGGAGATGGCGACAGAGGGAGAATTCCTCCGATCCCTGGAGGGAAGACTCAGAATGTAAGGAGGACCATTACTTCAAAGACAAG gaggACGAAATGCTTCGCCAGACAGCCCTCAGACTCATCTCTGTCATTGGCTATTCCCTGTCCCTGTCCTCTCTCACACTGGCCACTCTCCTGATGGGCATGTTGAG GAAGCTCCACTGTACCAGGAACTACATCCACATGAATCTCTTTGTGTCATTCATCCTGAGAGCCATGGCTGTCATTTCTAAGGAAATCGTATTATACATCATGTATTCCAACCTACCCAAGGACGACCATGGATGGAACTCCTACTCAAACTCTGCg ATAGTGTTGATGTGCAAATTCTCCAAAGTGTTCATGGAATACTTTGTGGCCTGTAACTACTTCTGGCTCTTGGTGGAGGCCATTTTCCTCCACACGTTGCTCTTCACAGCTGTGCTGACCAAGAGACGTCTGCTGAAGAAATACATCCTGCTAGGATGGg gAACACCCGTCTTGTTTGTTACACCATGGGCAGTGGTCAAGATTTTATATGAAAACACAGA ATGCTGGTCAATTGTGAACAGATGGTTCTGGTGGATAATAAGGGGCCCGATTACTTTATCAGTGCTG gtcattttcttcatcttcatcaaaattctgatgctgctgctgtccaaGCTGAAAGCAGATCAGGTGAAATTTACTGACTACAGATACAG CTTGGCCAGAGCAACACTGGTACTGATTCCTCTGCTGGGAATCCATGAAGTGGTCTTCACTGTGCTGATAGATGAATGTGTGGAGGGCAGCACTCGTTACGCCAAGAACTTCATCAACCTCACCCTCAGCTCGTTTCAG GGATTCTTGGTTGCTGTGTTGTACTGTTTTGCTAATGGAGAG GTCCAAGCTGAACTGAAGAAGCGCTGGCAGCTTTACCTGTTCACCAACCACTTCCAGTTCAGGAGCTGTTTTCGGGATGTGCCCCTCAAGCACCTGTGGAAGTGCACTCGAGGGCACCGCCCAAAGTGCTCCCGGCAGAGTGACTCCTACGACGAGGGTGGCACCTCCACAACGCATCCGCACCTGCTTCAGGTGGCTGTACATGGAGGAGCTGGGGGGCTTGGACTAGGAGAGGTTAAAGGTCAGGGGTTGAAGGGCTGTGACACAACAGGGCTTGACTTTCTCACCAGGAAGAGCCTGTCCAGTAGTGATGGAGAGATAACGCTCGGGGAGACCATGGAGGAAATTCTGGAGGAGAGCGAGTTCTGA